The sequence below is a genomic window from Acetivibrio clariflavus DSM 19732.
TGAAAAATGAGGGAATTGAATGTGAAATTTCCTTTTTGCCAAGAGAAGTTATGAATGATTTGTGCAATATGGGTATAAAGTTTAATGAAAGTGTTTTTCCGGAAGCAATTGACCTGCTGAGACGTTGCGGTTTGCCGGGTTGCAGTCTTTATAAAGAAATAGTAACGCCTGATGGTTATATATACAGTGAAGTGCAAATATAATTTGTGTATTGAATTCGTTTAAGATGACAATTGTATATACATGATAAAGAAAAATAAAATATTGAGTGCCAAGTTTTTTGGGAAATATGAATTTTTAAAAAAGTAAATTGTGAAATAATAAGGATGCATGGTTGCTTTAGAAGGTTGGAACCATGCATTCTCTGATATTTGGATTAATTTTTGATTTGTATTAAGATTAGTTCACTATAAATTCAAAGGAAATTTTTATGCTACATCCACCAACTTTTGTTTAATATATACCAATGAACTGTTTCGAATAAACCGTTATCCATATTGTATTTATGTCCCCAACTGAGGTTGTTTCTGATTTTATAGCTGTTTACAGCGTGATGGACTTCCGGAATTTTGGAATTGTCTGATTCCAATTTAATTTCGGGCTTTCCGAGTATTTTTAGAATTTTATTTGCAATTTCCATATCGGTATATTCTGTTCCGGATCCTATATTATATATCTCTCCTATTTTTCCGTAAAACAATATACGTACCAAAGCAGTACAGTGGTCAAGAACATATAGCCATTCGCGATGCTTATTGTTTTCTTCACTCAAAGCTATTGTTTTATTCTCAATTGCACTCTTAATACATGACGGTATAAATTCTTCCAAATACTGATATGGCCCGTAATTTTTACAGCACCTGCTTATAATTGCCGGAAAATTGAAATGAGTCACAAAAGACTTTACCAGCATGTCTGAGCTTGCTTTTGAAATTGCGTAGGGGTTTTGAGGTGAAATATTGGACTCTTCATTGAAATAATTGTCCGCGTCACTATTAGAACCGTAAACCTCAGTTGTGGATACCTGTATAAAACGGTTACCCTCATAATTATGCTTACTCCAGAAGTACTTTGCACTTTCAAGTAATGTAAGTGTACCTAAAACGTTTGTTTCAAAAACAGAGGCAGGGTTTGTCAGACTTTTATTGACATTGGTCTCACAGGCAAAATTTATTATATAGTCGGGACGGTGCCTTTTTATTACATAATTAACGAGATCTTGATTAAGTATGCTGCCTTTTACAAAATGGTATCTCGGTGACTTTTCAAATTCTTTAAGGTTATTGATATTTTGTGAATGGGTGAGGTTATCTAAGTTTATAATAATGTAATTTTTATTACGTCTGAAAAAGTAGTTAATGAAATTACTGCCCACAAAACCTGAACCACCGGTTACTAACAGCACTTTCATATAAATCACTGTCCTTTAATCTTGATTAATTATATATAAAAAACATACAAACCTACTTTTATTTAAATAGTGGTATCCTTTACAAAAAAATATCTTATGTATACTTCATTATATCTATAAAAAAAGAAAAAAGTGATTGATTATGAAAAGATTTTTGATTTGGATATACTTGAAATAGTCTGATTTTATAGTAGAATAAGACTAGACGGTTTAGAAGACAGCTTTATTTACAAATGCTAGTATATGTTGGAAACCAGCCTGTTAGCATTTATAGCATCATTTATAGTATTACCTTGGAATATTGAAAAAATTATTTGTTGCAAGTTAGAGTATGGGTTTTTAATATATTGTGGAGGTATTTACAATGAAAGCTGGCAGAAGTATATCTATAACTTTGATATGTGTTATTCTTGGAGTTATGCTGGCCTGGCAGTATAAAAGTATAGTGAACAATAATAAAAAAGATATTACAAAATATACAAGGTTGGAAACTGTTAAAGACGAACTAATTGCCCAAAAAGAACAAAATGAAGATTTGAGGAAAAGGAATGAGGAGTTACAAAAAAGAATTGAGGAATTTGAGAATTCTCAAGGTGACTTAAGCCAATTGGAAAAAAATTTGGAAGCTGAACTGGAAAGGGTTAGACTTATAGCAGGTTTAACAGATGTTGAAGGTGCTGGTGTAGTTATTAAGCTTGAATATGTAGGAAAAGAATACGTCAGGGAAAATGCTATATTGCGTTTAATAAATGAACTTAAGGCTGCCGAAGCACAAGCAATATCCATCGAAGATGAGAGGATTGTTGCCATGAGTGAGATTAAAAGAGGAGGAGACTTTATAGTAGTAAATGGCAAACAGATGGTAAGTCCTTTTACAATTAAAGCTATAGCTGATCCTAAAAAATTGGAAAATTCATTGACGATGATTGGCGGAATTGTAGAGGAACTTGAGTTAGTATATGAAATGAAAGTTTCTATAGAGAAAAAGGATAACATAGTTATTCCAAAAGTTAGAGACGATGGTTCCGTTTTGAAGTACGATTTGTTGCATCCGAAAAAACACTAAAAATTTAGCTGTTTTATCTAAAAATAAAGACAGTTGGCCTATTTCAATAAATAAACTGCTAATGTTTTGACATTAAGCTTATTATCAAATATTGTTATATCTATTTTTGCTAAGATTTCTCAAATAATCTGCGGTTATGAAGGAAAAACCTGTACCAGGCATTATTGGGGTTTGATTGTTTTTGTCAGGTTGATGAGAAGTGTTTGGTTCATCCTCTCTATTTTTATAATCGTAGCCACTAGTTTTCATCGAGTAGTGTTGGTTATTTGGATTTGCATGGCTGTATTGAATTTGCATATTTCTGAAGCTGTTTTCAATACTTCTGTATATGCTTTCGACATCAAAACGATTCTCTAAGTTTGCCAGTTTTGATGCTATATCCGTTATGTTTTCTTCCAGTTTTTTTAAGGAATTTTTTATTTCATCTACATTTTCCAATAACATTTTGATATTTTCTGTATCAGCGGAAGTTAAACTGTTAGCTTCTATATTTTCTGAAGATTCTACCTCATTTTTTTCAATTTTTTTTTCCGGTTCTCTGCCTATGTAGAATCTTCTGTTATATGGATACATTTATATACCCCCTTCAGGCAATCATAATTTTTGTAGTTTAAATATTATAAAAATACCTTACTGGTATTATATTAATTTATTCCAAAAATGTGCCATAATAAAAGATATCAATTTATATAAAATTGTAGTTTTTCATAACCAGATTAATAGTTTAATGAAAAATAACTTCGCTTTTAATGAAATAAGATGCCGGTTGAGAAAAAGTTTTAAGCGGAAGTTATTTTTCATTACACTTAAAATATTCAATATTGCTATATTTGACTCTAATTTGCTACATCAAAGGAATAATTCATTCCTGAGTTGTTGTCCCAGTTATTGGCGCAATCTTTGAAACATAGGTTGAGAGTATCTGCTTTTAAAACCGGGATAGTAACTTCAAAACCGGTATCGGTTTTTGTCATGGCATAATCTGTTTCGTTATCCCAGTTGGTGCCAAAGCCTACTCGAGCATAAACATGGGAAGCACCGCTTTTTGCCAAAAGTCCGTCATATAAAATAGTAATATTTTCTCCCACTGTTGGTACGGCAGGTTGTATAGTAACACCATTGGATATATAATCTTTATTGTTGGATTTACATTTTCTGGGCATGTTATTACCTCCATTCATTTATTTTATAAATTGAAATTTATAATTCCAAAAAACACATGCCTTTAGATTTGTGCATTGTACATAGTAAGTATTTATCGTTCTTATTATTCTCATATTTTTATATTAAATAAGATTAAATAACTGTAAATTTGTTAATTTATTCATAATATTGAAGTTTGATATATATAATAAAATAGCTTGACCTGTTTCGAAAATGCAGGATATCGGGAAATTTTTTTCTTAAGTACAATTTTTTATGTCACTGAAAAATGAAGAAAATTACAAAGTTGATTAAAATTAAGTGAATTAAACTTGTCTATATTACAAAAGCTTTATTTAGGTAGCCAAAGTATAACGAAGCTAAAAAATAAAAAAAACCGTACTTGTTTCCTTTAACTTAGGTTATTTTTAGAAACGGCCTAAATATTGTATGATAATGAAAGGATGAATTAAATGAAAGCGGTTATCATGGCAGGAGGAGAAGGTACTAGATTAAGGCCTCTTACCTGTAACAGGCCAAAGCCGATGGTTCCAATAGTGAATAAACCGGTTATGGAACATATTATTGAGTTGCTGAAAAAATATGACATAACGGATATAGCGGTTACATTGCAGTATCTGCCGGATCTAATCCGAGATTACTTCGGAGATGGTTCGGAGTTTGGAGTAAAGCTTAGATACTTCGTTGAGAAAACTCCAATGGGTACTGCAGGAAGTGTAAAAAATGCTGAAGAATTTCTGGATGATACCTTTATTGTAATAAGCGGAGATGCATTGACAGATATTAATTTAAGCAAAGCCATAGATTATCATATGAAAAAACAATCTATGGCAACTTTGGTCTTGAAAAAAGTTGATATTCCATTGGAATATGGAGTTGTTGTTACAGATGAAGAAGGAAGAATTATTAGATTTTTGGAAAAGCCGAGCTGGGGAGAAGTATTCAGTGATACTGTCAATACAGGAATATATATTCTTTCTCCTGAAGTGCTTGGTTTTTTCAACAAAAACGAAGTATTTGATTTCAGTAAAGACCTTTTTCCAATCTTGCTAAAGGAAAATAAGCCTATGTACGGTTATATTACCGATGAATACTGGTGTGATATTGGAGATTTGCGAGCATATTGGCAGGCTAATATGGATGTGCTTGACCGAAAAGTAGATGTGCAGATTCCAGGCAAGCAAATAAGGGAAAAAGTTTGGATTGGAGATGGAACAACTATTGAAGATGGTGCGGTAATAGAAGGACCTTGCTTAATAGGATCAAATACCAGGGTAAAAAGTAATGCAATGCTGGGAAGTTATTGCATAATAGGGGACAACAACATAATATCCGAACATAGCAGTATAAAGAAAAGTGTAATATGGAAAGGGTGCAATATTGATAAGAATGTTGAAATTCGAGGAACTGTAATCTGCAATAAAGTAATTTTGAAAGAGCATTCTTCTGCTTTTGAAAATTCTGTTATTGGATGTGACACGACAGTAAAAGAGCATGCAATAATTAAGCCAAATATAAAAATTTGGCCTAATAAATTGATCGAAGAAGGTACCGAAGTAAATTCAAACCTTGTATGGGGTTCAAAATGCATACGGTCAATTTTTGGGCAAAGAGGGCTGGCAGGCGAAATAAATGTGGATATAACCCCGGAATATGCCTCAAAACTTGGTGCTGCTTATGGGGCAACGTTAAAGGGTAAAGGTACTGTAGGGGTAAGCTGCGAAGATTCAAGTGCAGCAAAGATGCTTAAAATATCTTTTATTTCAGGTTTATTATCATCCGGACTTAAAGTTATTGATCTGGGTATACTGCATTTGCCTATATCGAGAGCTGCAGTAAGATTTTATGGGGTGGACGGAGGTATTCACATAAGTACTTCAAGTTCAAACCCTGGCAGATTGCAAGTGGACTTTTTGGATAAAAACGGCAGCAATATAAACAGGGCATTGGAGAGAAAAATTGAAAATGCCTTTGCCAGAGAAGATTTTAACCGATGTGAAGGGGATTTGATTAAAGAAGTGGAAGTAGTACCTGACTTTACTTCCTTCTATTTGAGAAATATAATTAACAACACTAAGAATAAAAGCTTTGATTATAAAATAGCATTGAATTCTCCGTCAAAATTTATATTAAGCACTGTTGCCGAACTTTTGAAAACTCTTGGTTGCACTGTTGAAGAAACAAATCTTAATTT
It includes:
- a CDS encoding DUF3343 domain-containing protein produces the protein MVNYYVALESRTHAFLLERRMKNEGIECEISFLPREVMNDLCNMGIKFNESVFPEAIDLLRRCGLPGCSLYKEIVTPDGYIYSEVQI
- a CDS encoding dTDP-glucose 4,6-dehydratase, producing MKVLLVTGGSGFVGSNFINYFFRRNKNYIIINLDNLTHSQNINNLKEFEKSPRYHFVKGSILNQDLVNYVIKRHRPDYIINFACETNVNKSLTNPASVFETNVLGTLTLLESAKYFWSKHNYEGNRFIQVSTTEVYGSNSDADNYFNEESNISPQNPYAISKASSDMLVKSFVTHFNFPAIISRCCKNYGPYQYLEEFIPSCIKSAIENKTIALSEENNKHREWLYVLDHCTALVRILFYGKIGEIYNIGSGTEYTDMEIANKILKILGKPEIKLESDNSKIPEVHHAVNSYKIRNNLSWGHKYNMDNGLFETVHWYILNKSWWM
- a CDS encoding DUF881 domain-containing protein codes for the protein MKAGRSISITLICVILGVMLAWQYKSIVNNNKKDITKYTRLETVKDELIAQKEQNEDLRKRNEELQKRIEEFENSQGDLSQLEKNLEAELERVRLIAGLTDVEGAGVVIKLEYVGKEYVRENAILRLINELKAAEAQAISIEDERIVAMSEIKRGGDFIVVNGKQMVSPFTIKAIADPKKLENSLTMIGGIVEELELVYEMKVSIEKKDNIVIPKVRDDGSVLKYDLLHPKKH
- a CDS encoding carbohydrate-binding protein, which encodes MPRKCKSNNKDYISNGVTIQPAVPTVGENITILYDGLLAKSGASHVYARVGFGTNWDNETDYAMTKTDTGFEVTIPVLKADTLNLCFKDCANNWDNNSGMNYSFDVAN
- a CDS encoding mannose-1-phosphate guanyltransferase, producing the protein MKAVIMAGGEGTRLRPLTCNRPKPMVPIVNKPVMEHIIELLKKYDITDIAVTLQYLPDLIRDYFGDGSEFGVKLRYFVEKTPMGTAGSVKNAEEFLDDTFIVISGDALTDINLSKAIDYHMKKQSMATLVLKKVDIPLEYGVVVTDEEGRIIRFLEKPSWGEVFSDTVNTGIYILSPEVLGFFNKNEVFDFSKDLFPILLKENKPMYGYITDEYWCDIGDLRAYWQANMDVLDRKVDVQIPGKQIREKVWIGDGTTIEDGAVIEGPCLIGSNTRVKSNAMLGSYCIIGDNNIISEHSSIKKSVIWKGCNIDKNVEIRGTVICNKVILKEHSSAFENSVIGCDTTVKEHAIIKPNIKIWPNKLIEEGTEVNSNLVWGSKCIRSIFGQRGLAGEINVDITPEYASKLGAAYGATLKGKGTVGVSCEDSSAAKMLKISFISGLLSSGLKVIDLGILHLPISRAAVRFYGVDGGIHISTSSSNPGRLQVDFLDKNGSNINRALERKIENAFAREDFNRCEGDLIKEVEVVPDFTSFYLRNIINNTKNKSFDYKIALNSPSKFILSTVAELLKTLGCTVEETNLNFGKSGRKEKDDSTELNYFTSMVRTGNFDFGVSIEDTSERMMLIDSKGRIISEDMFTALVSLIMFKTVEGGTVVVPLSATHAVEKIAEKNHGRVLRTKTSPQDLMNSILGNEVKAESIDQFNLYFDAISGLVKIMDFLKSNNYKLDDLVDMIPNFYVHEKEVECSWNAKGKVMRQIIQESGNNNVETLEGVKIYKDGSWVLILPDAEQPVCRIKSESYSAEIAQELTSFYADKVTQISNS